From a single Diceros bicornis minor isolate mBicDic1 chromosome 6, mDicBic1.mat.cur, whole genome shotgun sequence genomic region:
- the ZSWIM8 gene encoding zinc finger SWIM domain-containing protein 8 isoform X5: MELMFAEWEDGERFSFEDSDRFEEDSLCSFISEAESLCQNWRGWRKQSAGPNSPTGGGGGGGSGGTRMRDGLVIPLVELSAKQVAFHIPFEVVEKVYPPVPEQLQLRIAFWSFPENEEDIRLYSCLANGSADEFQRGDQLFRMRAVKDPLQIGFHLSATVVPPQMVPPKGAYNVAVMFDRCRVTSCSCTCGAGAKWCTHVVALCLFRIHNASAVCLRAPVSESLSRLQRDQLQKFAQYLISELPQQILPTAQRLLDELLSSQSTAINTVCGAPDPTAGPSASDQSTWYLDESTLTDNIKKTLHKFCGPSPVVFSDVNSMYLSSTEPPAAAEWACLLRPLRGREPEGVWNLLSIVREMFKRRDSNAAPLLEILTDQCLTYEQITGWWYSVRTSASHSSASGHTGRSNGQSEVAAHACASMCDEMVTLWRLAVLDPALSPQRRRELCAQLRQWQLKVIENVKRGQHKKTLERLFPGFRPAVEACYFNWEEAYPLPGVTYSGTDRKLALCWARALPPRPGVSRSGGLEESRERPRPLPPEPAVRPKEPGAKRKGLGEGVPSSQRGPRRLSAEGGDKALHKMGPGGGKAKALGGAGSGGKGSTGGGSKRRLSSEDSSLEPDLAELSLDDSSLALGAEASTFGGFPESPPPCPPPGGSRGPSTFLPEPPDTYEEDGGVYFSEGPEPPTASAGPPGLLPGEVCTRDDLPSTDESGNGLPKTKEAVSAVGEEDDDYQAYYLNAQDGAGGEEEKAEGGAGEEHDLFAGLKPLEQESRMEVLFACAEALHAHGYSNEASRLTVELAQDLLANPPDLKVEPPPAKGKKNKVSTSRQTWVATNTLTKAAFLLTVLSERPEHHNLAFRVGMFALELQRPPASTKALEVKLAYQESEVAALLKKIPLGPSEMSTMRCRAEELREGTLCDYRPVLPLMLASFIFDVLCAPVVSPTGSRPPSRNWNNEMPGDEELGFEAAVAALGMKTTVSEAEHPLLCEGTRREKGDLALALMITYKDDQAKLKKILDKLLDRESQTHKPQTLSSFYSSSRPATASQRSPSKHGGPSAPGALQPLTSGSAGPAQPGSVAGAGPGPTEGFTEKNVPESSPHSPCEGLPSEAALTPRPEGKVPSRLALGSRGGYNGRGWGSPGRPKKKHTGMASIDSSAPETTSDSSPTLSRRPLRGGWAPTSWGRGQDSDSISSSSSDSLGSSSSSGSRRASASGGARAKTVEVGRYKGRRPESHAPHVPNQPSEAAAHFYFELAKTVLIKAGGNSSTSIFTHPSSSGGHQGPHRNLHLCAFEIGLYALGLHNFVSPNWLSRTYSSHVSWITGQAMEIGSAALTILVECWDGHLTPPEVASLADRASRARDSNMVRAAAELALSCLPHAHALNPNEIQRALVQCKEQDNLMLEKACMAVEEAAKGGGVYPEVLFEVAHQWFWLYEQTAGGSSTAREGATSCSASGIRAAGEAGRGLPEGRGGPGTEPVTVAAAAVTAAATVVPVISVGSSLYPSPGLGHGHSPGLHPYTALQPHLPCSPQYLTHPAHPAHPMPHMPRPAVFPVPSSAYPQGVHPAFLGAQYPYSVTPPSLAATAVSFPVPSMAPITVHPYHTEPGLPLPTSVALSSVHPASTFPAIQGASLPALTTQPSPLVSGGFPPPEEETHSQPVNPHSLHHLHAAYRVGMLALEMLGRRAHNDHPNNFSRSPPYTDDVKWLLGLAAKLGVNYVHQFCVGAAKGVLSPFVLQEIVMETLQRLSPAHAHNHLRAPAFHQLVQRCQQAYMQYIHHRLIHLTPADYDDFVNAIRSARSAFCLTPMGMMQFNDILQNLKRSKQTKELWQRVSLEMTTFSP, from the exons ATGGAGCTGATGTTCGCGGAGTGGGAGGATGGAGAGCGCTTCTCATTCGAGGATTCGGACCGCTTTGAGGAGGATTCGCTCTGTTCCTTCATCTCTGAGGCCGAGAGCCTCTGCCAGAACTGGCGGGGATGGCGCAAACAGTCAGCGGGGCCCAATTCTCCCACTGGCGGCGGTGGCGGAGGTGGCAGTGGCGGTACCAGAATGCGAG ATGGACTGGTAATCCCATTGGTGGAGCTGTCAGCAAAGCAGGTGGCATTTCATATCCCATTTGAAGTGGTGGAGAAAGTTTACCCGCCGGTGCCTGAGCAGCTACAGCTCCGAATTGCTTTTTGGAGCTTCCCTGAGAATGAAGAGGATATTCG GCTGTATTCGTGCCTGGCCAATGGCAGTGCAGATGAGTTCCAGCGAGGGGATCAGCTATTCCGCATGAGGGCTGTGAAGGACCCACTACAGATAG GGTTCCACCTGAGTGCTACAGTGGTGCCACCTCAGATGGTCCCCCCTAAAGGGGCCTACAATGTGGCTGTGATGTTTGACCGCTGCCGGGTCACTTCCTGCAGCTGCACCTGTGGGGCTGGGGCCAAATGGTGCACCCACGTCGTGGCACTCTGTCTCTTCCGGATCCACAAC GCTTCTGCAGTCTGCCTGCGGGCCCCAGTCTCAGAATCCCTATCTCGGCTGCAGAGGGACCAGCTGCAGAAGTTTGCTCAGTACCTCATCAGTGAGCTCCCTCAGCAG ATCCTCCCCACAGCCCAGCGTCTCCTGGATGAACTCCTCTCCTCGCAGTCAACAGCCATTAATACGGTGTGTGGAGCCCCAG accccacagcaggGCCCTCAGCCTCCGACCAGAGTACTTGGTATTTGGATGAATCGACACTCACTGACAACATCAAGAAGACACTGCACAAGTTCTGTGGCCCCTCCCCTGTGGTCTTTAG TGATGTGAACTCCATGTATCTGTCTTCCACGGAGCCTCCAGCTGCTGCTGAATGGGCATGTCTGCTGCGCCCCCTGAGGGGTCGTGAGCCAGAGGGCGTCTGGAACCTGCTTAGTATCGTGCGGGAGATGTTCAAACGGAGGGACAGCAATGCTGCCCCCTTGTTGGAAATCCTCACTGACCAGTGCCTCACCTATGAGCAG ATAACAGGTTGGTGGTACAGCGTGCGCACCTCAGCCTCACACAGCAGCGCCAGTGGGCATACGGGCCGTAGCAATGGGCAGTCAGAGGTGGCAGCCCATGCATGTGCCAGCATGTGTGACGAGATGGTCACACTGTGGAGGCTGGCTGTGCTGGACCCTGCACTCAGCCCCCAGCG CCGCCGGGAACTGTGTGCACAGCTACGCCAGTGGCAACTGAAGGTGATTGAGAATGTAAAGCGGGGACAGCACAAGAAGACCCTGGAGCGGCTCTTCCCTGGCTTCCGGCCGGCGGTGGAAGCCTGCTACTTCAACTGGGAAGAGGCTTACCCACTTCCTGGTGTCACCTACAGCGGCACTGACCGGAAgctggcactgtgctgggcccgAGCCCTGCCCCCTCGGCCAGGTGTCTCCCGATCTGGGGGCCTGGAGGAATCTCGGGAGCGGCCCCGCCCTCTTCCTCCTGAGCCAGCTGTGCGGCCCAAGGAGCCTGGGGCCAAGCGCAAGGGATTGGGTGAGGGGGTCCCCTCATCCCAGCGGGGTCCCCGCCGCCTCTCGGCTGAGGGGGGAGATAAGGCTCTGCATAAGATGGGGCCAGGTGGGGGCAAAGCCAAGGCACTGGGTGGGGCTGGCAGTGGGGGCAAGGGCTCAACAGGCGGCGGGAGCAAGCGACGTCTGAGCAGTGAAGACAGCTCCCTGGAGCCGGATCTGGCCGAGTTGAGCCTGGATGACAGCAGCCTCGCTCTGGGTGCAGAGGCCAGCACCTTTGGTGGATTCCCTGAGAGCCCACCACCCTGCCCTCCCCCTGGTGGCTCCCGAGGCCCTTCCACCTTCCTTCCTGAACCCCCAGATACTTATGAAGAAGATGGTGGTGTGTACTTCTCAGAAGGGCCTGAGCCTCCCACAGCCTCTGCTGGCCCCCCTGGCCTACTGCCTGGGGAGGTCTGTACCCGGGACGACCTCCCTTCCACAGATGAGAGTGGCAATGGGCTCCCCAAAACCAAAGAGGCAGTGTCTGCAGTTGGAGAGGAGGATGATGACTACCAGGCATATTATCTGAATGCCCAGGATGGGGCTGGGGGCGAGGAAGAGAAGGCCGAGGGCGGGGCTGGGGAGGAGCACGACCTGTTTGCCGGGCTGAAGCCACTGGAGCAGGAGAGCCGCATGGAG GTATTATTTGCCTGTGCTGAGGCCTTGCATGCACATGGCTACAGCAATGAGGCCTCCCGCCTCACTGTGGAGCTTGCCCAGGACCTGCTAGCCAATCCACCTGACCTCAAGGTAGAGCCGCCCCCTGCCAAG GGCAAGAAGAATAAGGTATCTACAAGCCGTCAGACCTGGGTGGCTACCAACACCCTGACCAAGGCGGCCTTCCTGTTGACAGTGCTAAGTGAGCGCCCAGAGCATCACAACCTTGCCTTCCGAGTCGGCATGTTTGCCTTGGAACTACAGCGGCCCCCAGCTTCTACCAAGGCCTTGGAG GTGAAGCTGGCATACCAGGAGTCAGAGGTGGCTGCTTTGCTCAAGAAGATTCCTTTGGGTCCGAGTGAGATGAGTACCATGCGGTGCCGGGCAGAGGAGCTTCGGGAGGGGACACTCTGTGACTATCGGCCTGTTTTGCCTCTCATGCTTGCCAGTTTCATCTTTGATGTTCTCTGTGCTCCAG TGGTTTCTCCCACGGGTTCCCGGCCCCCAAGTCGCAATTGGAACAATGAGATGCCTGGGGatgaggagctgggatttgaagcaGCAGTTGCTGCCTTGG GCATGAAGACAACAGTGAGCGAGGCAGAGCATCCCCTCTTATGTGAAGGCACACGTCGGGAAAAGGGTGACCTGGCATTGGCACTAATGATCACTTACAAGGATGACCAGGCCAAGCTCAAAAAG ATCTTAGACAAACTCTTGGACCGAGAGAGCCAGACGCATAAGCCACAGACACTGAGTTCATTCTACTCATCTAGCCGCCCAGCCACAGCCAGCCAGAGGTCTCCTTCAAAGCATGGGGGCCCATCTGCCCCAGGGGCCCTGCAGCCCTTGACCTCAGGCTCTGCAGGGCCTGCTCAGCCAGGGAGtgtggcaggggctgggccaggccccACTGAGGGCTTCACAGAGAAGAATGTGCCTG AGAGTTCCCCACATTCCCCCTGTGAGGGTCTCCCATCTGAGGCAGCTTTGACCCCAAGGCCAGAAGGGAAGGTTCCCAGCCGCTTGGCTCTTGGCAGTCGTGGAGGCTACAATGGACGGGGCTGGGGCTCCCCAGGGCGGCCTAAGAAGAAGCACACAG GCATGGCCAGCATTGACAGCAGTGCCCCTGAAACAACATCAGATAGCTCCCCCACCTTAAGCCGGAGGCCACTTCGAGGGGGCTGGGCCCCTACCTCCTGGGGTCGAGGACAGGACAGTGACAGCATTAGCAGCTCTTCCTCGGACTCCCTTGGCTCCTCGTCCTCCAGTGGAAGTCGCCGGGCCAGTGCCAGTGGAGGGGCCCGGGCGAAGACAGTTGAAGTTGGCAG GTACAAGGGCCGCCGTCCTGAGAGTCATGCCCCCCATGTACCCAATCAGCCGTCAGAGGCAGCTGCACACTTCTACTTCGAGCTGGCGAAGACAGTGCTTATCAAGGCAGGGGGCAACAGCAGCACTTCCATTTTCACACATCCATCTTCCTCAGGGGGCCACCAGGGTCCTCACCGCAACCTGCACCTTTGCGCCTTCGAGATTGGGCTTTATGCCCTTGGCCTGCACAACTTTGTTTCTCCCAACTGGCTCTCACGTACCTATTCTTCCCACGTTTCCTGGATTACAG GCCAGGCAATGGAGATTGGCAGTGCAGCCCTGACTATACTGGTGGAATGCTGGGATGGGCACCTGACACCCCCTGAGGTTGCATCCCTGGCTGATAGGGCATCACGGGCACGAGATTCCAATATGGTGAGGGCAGCAGCAGAGCTAGCCCTCAGCTGCCTGCCTCATGCCCATGCGTTGAACCCCAATGAGATCCAGCGAGCCCTGGTGCAGTGCAAGGAGCAG GATAACCTGATGTTGGAGAAGGCCTGCATGGCAGTGGAAGAGGCGGCTAAGGGTGGGGGTGTATACCCCGAAGTGTTGTTTGAGGTTGCTCACCAGTGGTTCTGGCTATATGAGCAAACAGCAGGTGGCTCATCCACGGCCCGTGAAGGGGCTACAAGCTGTAGTGCCAGTGGGATCAGGGCAGCTGGGGAGGCCGGGCGGGGGCTGCCTGAGGGCAGGGGGGGCCCAGGGACTGAGCCAGTTACAGTGGCTGCAGCAGCAGTGACAGCAGCAGCCACGGTGGTGCCGGTCATCTCGGTGGGGTCCAGTTTATATCCAAGTCCAGGACTGGGGCATGGTCATTCCCCTGGCCTGCACCCCTACACTGCTCTACAGCCCCACCTGCCCTGCAGCCCTCAATACCTCACCCACCCAGCTCACCCTGCCCACCCCATGCCTCATATGCCCCGGCCTGCCGTCTTCCCTGTGCCCAGCTCTGCATACCCACAG GGTGTGCATCCTGCATTCCTGGGGGCTCAGTACCCTTACTCGGTGACTCCCCCCTCACTTGCTGCCACTGCTGTGTCTTTCCCCGTCCCTTCCATGGCACCCATCACAGTACATCCCTATCACACAGAGCCAGGGCTCCCACTGCCCACCAGTGTGGCCT TGAGCAGTGTCCATCCAGCGTCCACGTTTCCAGCCATCCAGGGTGCCTCGCTGCCTGCCCTGACCACACAGCCCAGCCCTCTGGTGAGCGGGGGTTTTCCACCACCCGAGGAAGAGACGCACAGTCAGCCTGTCAACCCACACAGCCTACACCACCTGCATGCTGCCTACCGTGTTG gaatgctgGCACTGGAGATGCTGGGTCGCCGGGCACACAATGATCACCCCAACAACTTCTCCCGCTCCCCCCCCTACACTGATGATGTCAAATGGTTGCTGGGGCTGGCAGCAAAGCTGG gaGTGAACTACGTGCACCAGTTCTGTGTGGGGGCAGCCAAGGGGGTGCTGAGCCCGTTTGTGCTGCAGGAGATCGTCATGGAGACGCTGCAGCGGCTGAGCCCTGCTCATGCCCACAACCACCTGCGTGCCCCGGCCTTCCACCAACTGGTGCAGCGCTGCCAACAGGCATACATGCAG TACATCCATCACCGCTTGATTCACCTGACCCCTGCCGACTACGACGACTTTGTGAATGCGATCCGCAGTGCCCGCAGCGCCTTCTGCCTGACACCCATGGGCATGATGCAGTTCAACGACATCCTGCAGAACCTCAAGCGCAGCAAACAGACCAAGGAGCTGTGGCAGCGGGTCTCACTCGAGATGACCACCTTCTCCCCCTGA
- the ZSWIM8 gene encoding zinc finger SWIM domain-containing protein 8 isoform X4, with the protein MELMFAEWEDGERFSFEDSDRFEEDSLCSFISEAESLCQNWRGWRKQSAGPNSPTGGGGGGGSGGTRMRDGLVIPLVELSAKQVAFHIPFEVVEKVYPPVPEQLQLRIAFWSFPENEEDIRLYSCLANGSADEFQRGDQLFRMRAVKDPLQIGFHLSATVVPPQMVPPKGAYNVAVMFDRCRVTSCSCTCGAGAKWCTHVVALCLFRIHNASAVCLRAPVSESLSRLQRDQLQKFAQYLISELPQQILPTAQRLLDELLSSQSTAINTVCGAPDPTAGPSASDQSTWYLDESTLTDNIKKTLHKFCGPSPVVFSDVNSMYLSSTEPPAAAEWACLLRPLRGREPEGVWNLLSIVREMFKRRDSNAAPLLEILTDQCLTYEQITGWWYSVRTSASHSSASGHTGRSNGQSEVAAHACASMCDEMVTLWRLAVLDPALSPQRRRELCAQLRQWQLKVIENVKRGQHKKTLERLFPGFRPAVEACYFNWEEAYPLPGVTYSGTDRKLALCWARALPPRPGVSRSGGLEESRERPRPLPPEPAVRPKEPGAKRKGLGEGVPSSQRGPRRLSAEGGDKALHKMGPGGGKAKALGGAGSGGKGSTGGGSKRRLSSEDSSLEPDLAELSLDDSSLALGAEASTFGGFPESPPPCPPPGGSRGPSTFLPEPPDTYEEDGGVYFSEGPEPPTASAGPPGLLPGEVCTRDDLPSTDESGNGLPKTKEAVSAVGEEDDDYQAYYLNAQDGAGGEEEKAEGGAGEEHDLFAGLKPLEQESRMEVLFACAEALHAHGYSNEASRLTVELAQDLLANPPDLKVEPPPAKGKKNKVSTSRQTWVATNTLTKAAFLLTVLSERPEHHNLAFRVGMFALELQRPPASTKALEVKLAYQESEVAALLKKIPLGPSEMSTMRCRAEELREGTLCDYRPVLPLMLASFIFDVLCAPVVSPTGSRPPSRNWNNEMPGDEELGFEAAVAALGMKTTVSEAEHPLLCEGTRREKGDLALALMITYKDDQAKLKKILDKLLDRESQTHKPQTLSSFYSSSRPATASQRSPSKHGGPSAPGALQPLTSGSAGPAQPGSVAGAGPGPTEGFTEKNVPESSPHSPCEGLPSEAALTPRPEGKVPSRLALGSRGGYNGRGWGSPGRPKKKHTGMASIDSSAPETTSDSSPTLSRRPLRGGWAPTSWGRGQDSDSISSSSSDSLGSSSSSGSRRASASGGARAKTVEVGRYKGRRPESHAPHVPNQPSEAAAHFYFELAKTVLIKAGGNSSTSIFTHPSSSGGHQGPHRNLHLCAFEIGLYALGLHNFVSPNWLSRTYSSHVSWITGQAMEIGSAALTILVECWDGHLTPPEVASLADRASRARDSNMVRAAAELALSCLPHAHALNPNEIQRALVQCKEQDNLMLEKACMAVEEAAKGGGVYPEVLFEVAHQWFWLYEQTAGGSSTAREGATSCSASGIRAAGEAGRGLPEGRGGPGTEPVTVAAAAVTAAATVVPVISVGSSLYPSPGLGHGHSPGLHPYTALQPHLPCSPQYLTHPAHPAHPMPHMPRPAVFPVPSSAYPQGVHPAFLGAQYPYSVTPPSLAATAVSFPVPSMAPITVHPYHTEPGLPLPTSVACELWGQGTVSSVHPASTFPAIQGASLPALTTQPSPLVSGGFPPPEEETHSQPVNPHSLHHLHAAYRVGMLALEMLGRRAHNDHPNNFSRSPPYTDDVKWLLGLAAKLGDRHGDAAAAEPCSCPQPPACPGLPPTGAALPTGIHAGDNPGSMEQGGASPRQYIHHRLIHLTPADYDDFVNAIRSARSAFCLTPMGMMQFNDILQNLKRSKQTKELWQRVSLEMTTFSP; encoded by the exons ATGGAGCTGATGTTCGCGGAGTGGGAGGATGGAGAGCGCTTCTCATTCGAGGATTCGGACCGCTTTGAGGAGGATTCGCTCTGTTCCTTCATCTCTGAGGCCGAGAGCCTCTGCCAGAACTGGCGGGGATGGCGCAAACAGTCAGCGGGGCCCAATTCTCCCACTGGCGGCGGTGGCGGAGGTGGCAGTGGCGGTACCAGAATGCGAG ATGGACTGGTAATCCCATTGGTGGAGCTGTCAGCAAAGCAGGTGGCATTTCATATCCCATTTGAAGTGGTGGAGAAAGTTTACCCGCCGGTGCCTGAGCAGCTACAGCTCCGAATTGCTTTTTGGAGCTTCCCTGAGAATGAAGAGGATATTCG GCTGTATTCGTGCCTGGCCAATGGCAGTGCAGATGAGTTCCAGCGAGGGGATCAGCTATTCCGCATGAGGGCTGTGAAGGACCCACTACAGATAG GGTTCCACCTGAGTGCTACAGTGGTGCCACCTCAGATGGTCCCCCCTAAAGGGGCCTACAATGTGGCTGTGATGTTTGACCGCTGCCGGGTCACTTCCTGCAGCTGCACCTGTGGGGCTGGGGCCAAATGGTGCACCCACGTCGTGGCACTCTGTCTCTTCCGGATCCACAAC GCTTCTGCAGTCTGCCTGCGGGCCCCAGTCTCAGAATCCCTATCTCGGCTGCAGAGGGACCAGCTGCAGAAGTTTGCTCAGTACCTCATCAGTGAGCTCCCTCAGCAG ATCCTCCCCACAGCCCAGCGTCTCCTGGATGAACTCCTCTCCTCGCAGTCAACAGCCATTAATACGGTGTGTGGAGCCCCAG accccacagcaggGCCCTCAGCCTCCGACCAGAGTACTTGGTATTTGGATGAATCGACACTCACTGACAACATCAAGAAGACACTGCACAAGTTCTGTGGCCCCTCCCCTGTGGTCTTTAG TGATGTGAACTCCATGTATCTGTCTTCCACGGAGCCTCCAGCTGCTGCTGAATGGGCATGTCTGCTGCGCCCCCTGAGGGGTCGTGAGCCAGAGGGCGTCTGGAACCTGCTTAGTATCGTGCGGGAGATGTTCAAACGGAGGGACAGCAATGCTGCCCCCTTGTTGGAAATCCTCACTGACCAGTGCCTCACCTATGAGCAG ATAACAGGTTGGTGGTACAGCGTGCGCACCTCAGCCTCACACAGCAGCGCCAGTGGGCATACGGGCCGTAGCAATGGGCAGTCAGAGGTGGCAGCCCATGCATGTGCCAGCATGTGTGACGAGATGGTCACACTGTGGAGGCTGGCTGTGCTGGACCCTGCACTCAGCCCCCAGCG CCGCCGGGAACTGTGTGCACAGCTACGCCAGTGGCAACTGAAGGTGATTGAGAATGTAAAGCGGGGACAGCACAAGAAGACCCTGGAGCGGCTCTTCCCTGGCTTCCGGCCGGCGGTGGAAGCCTGCTACTTCAACTGGGAAGAGGCTTACCCACTTCCTGGTGTCACCTACAGCGGCACTGACCGGAAgctggcactgtgctgggcccgAGCCCTGCCCCCTCGGCCAGGTGTCTCCCGATCTGGGGGCCTGGAGGAATCTCGGGAGCGGCCCCGCCCTCTTCCTCCTGAGCCAGCTGTGCGGCCCAAGGAGCCTGGGGCCAAGCGCAAGGGATTGGGTGAGGGGGTCCCCTCATCCCAGCGGGGTCCCCGCCGCCTCTCGGCTGAGGGGGGAGATAAGGCTCTGCATAAGATGGGGCCAGGTGGGGGCAAAGCCAAGGCACTGGGTGGGGCTGGCAGTGGGGGCAAGGGCTCAACAGGCGGCGGGAGCAAGCGACGTCTGAGCAGTGAAGACAGCTCCCTGGAGCCGGATCTGGCCGAGTTGAGCCTGGATGACAGCAGCCTCGCTCTGGGTGCAGAGGCCAGCACCTTTGGTGGATTCCCTGAGAGCCCACCACCCTGCCCTCCCCCTGGTGGCTCCCGAGGCCCTTCCACCTTCCTTCCTGAACCCCCAGATACTTATGAAGAAGATGGTGGTGTGTACTTCTCAGAAGGGCCTGAGCCTCCCACAGCCTCTGCTGGCCCCCCTGGCCTACTGCCTGGGGAGGTCTGTACCCGGGACGACCTCCCTTCCACAGATGAGAGTGGCAATGGGCTCCCCAAAACCAAAGAGGCAGTGTCTGCAGTTGGAGAGGAGGATGATGACTACCAGGCATATTATCTGAATGCCCAGGATGGGGCTGGGGGCGAGGAAGAGAAGGCCGAGGGCGGGGCTGGGGAGGAGCACGACCTGTTTGCCGGGCTGAAGCCACTGGAGCAGGAGAGCCGCATGGAG GTATTATTTGCCTGTGCTGAGGCCTTGCATGCACATGGCTACAGCAATGAGGCCTCCCGCCTCACTGTGGAGCTTGCCCAGGACCTGCTAGCCAATCCACCTGACCTCAAGGTAGAGCCGCCCCCTGCCAAG GGCAAGAAGAATAAGGTATCTACAAGCCGTCAGACCTGGGTGGCTACCAACACCCTGACCAAGGCGGCCTTCCTGTTGACAGTGCTAAGTGAGCGCCCAGAGCATCACAACCTTGCCTTCCGAGTCGGCATGTTTGCCTTGGAACTACAGCGGCCCCCAGCTTCTACCAAGGCCTTGGAG GTGAAGCTGGCATACCAGGAGTCAGAGGTGGCTGCTTTGCTCAAGAAGATTCCTTTGGGTCCGAGTGAGATGAGTACCATGCGGTGCCGGGCAGAGGAGCTTCGGGAGGGGACACTCTGTGACTATCGGCCTGTTTTGCCTCTCATGCTTGCCAGTTTCATCTTTGATGTTCTCTGTGCTCCAG TGGTTTCTCCCACGGGTTCCCGGCCCCCAAGTCGCAATTGGAACAATGAGATGCCTGGGGatgaggagctgggatttgaagcaGCAGTTGCTGCCTTGG GCATGAAGACAACAGTGAGCGAGGCAGAGCATCCCCTCTTATGTGAAGGCACACGTCGGGAAAAGGGTGACCTGGCATTGGCACTAATGATCACTTACAAGGATGACCAGGCCAAGCTCAAAAAG ATCTTAGACAAACTCTTGGACCGAGAGAGCCAGACGCATAAGCCACAGACACTGAGTTCATTCTACTCATCTAGCCGCCCAGCCACAGCCAGCCAGAGGTCTCCTTCAAAGCATGGGGGCCCATCTGCCCCAGGGGCCCTGCAGCCCTTGACCTCAGGCTCTGCAGGGCCTGCTCAGCCAGGGAGtgtggcaggggctgggccaggccccACTGAGGGCTTCACAGAGAAGAATGTGCCTG AGAGTTCCCCACATTCCCCCTGTGAGGGTCTCCCATCTGAGGCAGCTTTGACCCCAAGGCCAGAAGGGAAGGTTCCCAGCCGCTTGGCTCTTGGCAGTCGTGGAGGCTACAATGGACGGGGCTGGGGCTCCCCAGGGCGGCCTAAGAAGAAGCACACAG GCATGGCCAGCATTGACAGCAGTGCCCCTGAAACAACATCAGATAGCTCCCCCACCTTAAGCCGGAGGCCACTTCGAGGGGGCTGGGCCCCTACCTCCTGGGGTCGAGGACAGGACAGTGACAGCATTAGCAGCTCTTCCTCGGACTCCCTTGGCTCCTCGTCCTCCAGTGGAAGTCGCCGGGCCAGTGCCAGTGGAGGGGCCCGGGCGAAGACAGTTGAAGTTGGCAG GTACAAGGGCCGCCGTCCTGAGAGTCATGCCCCCCATGTACCCAATCAGCCGTCAGAGGCAGCTGCACACTTCTACTTCGAGCTGGCGAAGACAGTGCTTATCAAGGCAGGGGGCAACAGCAGCACTTCCATTTTCACACATCCATCTTCCTCAGGGGGCCACCAGGGTCCTCACCGCAACCTGCACCTTTGCGCCTTCGAGATTGGGCTTTATGCCCTTGGCCTGCACAACTTTGTTTCTCCCAACTGGCTCTCACGTACCTATTCTTCCCACGTTTCCTGGATTACAG GCCAGGCAATGGAGATTGGCAGTGCAGCCCTGACTATACTGGTGGAATGCTGGGATGGGCACCTGACACCCCCTGAGGTTGCATCCCTGGCTGATAGGGCATCACGGGCACGAGATTCCAATATGGTGAGGGCAGCAGCAGAGCTAGCCCTCAGCTGCCTGCCTCATGCCCATGCGTTGAACCCCAATGAGATCCAGCGAGCCCTGGTGCAGTGCAAGGAGCAG GATAACCTGATGTTGGAGAAGGCCTGCATGGCAGTGGAAGAGGCGGCTAAGGGTGGGGGTGTATACCCCGAAGTGTTGTTTGAGGTTGCTCACCAGTGGTTCTGGCTATATGAGCAAACAGCAGGTGGCTCATCCACGGCCCGTGAAGGGGCTACAAGCTGTAGTGCCAGTGGGATCAGGGCAGCTGGGGAGGCCGGGCGGGGGCTGCCTGAGGGCAGGGGGGGCCCAGGGACTGAGCCAGTTACAGTGGCTGCAGCAGCAGTGACAGCAGCAGCCACGGTGGTGCCGGTCATCTCGGTGGGGTCCAGTTTATATCCAAGTCCAGGACTGGGGCATGGTCATTCCCCTGGCCTGCACCCCTACACTGCTCTACAGCCCCACCTGCCCTGCAGCCCTCAATACCTCACCCACCCAGCTCACCCTGCCCACCCCATGCCTCATATGCCCCGGCCTGCCGTCTTCCCTGTGCCCAGCTCTGCATACCCACAG GGTGTGCATCCTGCATTCCTGGGGGCTCAGTACCCTTACTCGGTGACTCCCCCCTCACTTGCTGCCACTGCTGTGTCTTTCCCCGTCCCTTCCATGGCACCCATCACAGTACATCCCTATCACACAGAGCCAGGGCTCCCACTGCCCACCAGTGTGGCCTGTGAGTTGTGGGGACAGGGAACAG TGAGCAGTGTCCATCCAGCGTCCACGTTTCCAGCCATCCAGGGTGCCTCGCTGCCTGCCCTGACCACACAGCCCAGCCCTCTGGTGAGCGGGGGTTTTCCACCACCCGAGGAAGAGACGCACAGTCAGCCTGTCAACCCACACAGCCTACACCACCTGCATGCTGCCTACCGTGTTG gaatgctgGCACTGGAGATGCTGGGTCGCCGGGCACACAATGATCACCCCAACAACTTCTCCCGCTCCCCCCCCTACACTGATGATGTCAAATGGTTGCTGGGGCTGGCAGCAAAGCTGG GAGATCGTCATGGAGACGCTGCAGCGGCTGAGCCCTGCTCATGCCCACAACCACCTGCGTGCCCCGGCCTTCCACCAACTGGTGCAGCGCTGCCAACAGGCATACATGCAGGTGACAACCCAGGAAGTATGGAGCAGGGTGGAGCATCTCCTAGGCAG TACATCCATCACCGCTTGATTCACCTGACCCCTGCCGACTACGACGACTTTGTGAATGCGATCCGCAGTGCCCGCAGCGCCTTCTGCCTGACACCCATGGGCATGATGCAGTTCAACGACATCCTGCAGAACCTCAAGCGCAGCAAACAGACCAAGGAGCTGTGGCAGCGGGTCTCACTCGAGATGACCACCTTCTCCCCCTGA